The Pyrenophora tritici-repentis strain M4 chromosome 10, whole genome shotgun sequence genome contains a region encoding:
- a CDS encoding CHROMO domain containing protein: MNDPYTGRRGCLQYKVEWVGNDQSEGWQPYFNLRGSKESVQDFHDRNPGRPGPHATFHDYDDNGQLAVALLCVFNGSLNAQSGL; encoded by the coding sequence ATGAACGACCCCTATACTGGCCGCCGTGGTTGCCTCCAGTACAAAGTTGAATGGGTCGGCAACGACCAGTCTGAAGGCTGGCAACCCTACTTCAACCTGCGCGGCAGCAAGGAGTCAGTCCAGGACTTTCACGACCGCAACCCTGGGCGCCCTGGGCCTCACGCCACCTTTCATGATTATGACGACAACGGGCAGCTTGCCGTTGCCCTGCTTTGTGTTTTCAATGGAAGTTTGAACGCTCAGTCGGGACTTTGA
- a CDS encoding UBN2 multi-domain protein: protein MSTQFPDGNAADAPHVGDASGSDANPTAGATISPGKSARSFARPTVASTARSSALPRATGSANLRQISNPAVPGAFGNEQLEQQGYDADSDNDEADITQIHHLVPSRPLSPVVDAQDSSDSFQPSPPNVTTTRGRAGFQYPALRQRSDAQRTDNPFTYQTEDGNHTSYALSPPTWDPLPSPTPRTEGTTSKPVRKVIGYVIPKTDLPQGSQPTLAAYEYDANGEPRLVGELDEAFVKGSTTEAGEKLYQFCFDTVHTLHNDLANLQERLTDAQEDLIDERVAKLNSEKQVKFLTNQLQEVRGSLHVANQDLQSKLDTAERRAERYLQRKEEYKTALNQESTAHGETKEKLKAYASTARPSLRGKPHDSISDESDGPVSVRRHRSATKLSPDAPLPATTQRRSKQPEPAVFEGPTGTKASTYQKWKLDMQSWFRAHPYPFANNEEEQLDYIRMKTTGVAWDNISSGWFVEGDEFHTAQEAWDILDACYGRLNTRLDAHNFYEKEGFMKPGETITSYLARFKAGVAPLKWDDEEKTLQAYKKLPDQWRSRAEHLMSDDTFTKDFAKFSHKLRHLEQLHSALQPSHNPSKAELERCFKCTRAGHKSNSDDAPCKDMDKLTSMGRYPEVLTALNEARKAAGVPIPKAAPLLLQRPPLTPARKTSSPWRKSPQGPQEPEKLNKEPLNTPEPTTPPSPTAEDCDDNDTEPDPTLQAILDRIKNLERPAAPRVRVSAIAAAAIRGNTYLPMVGQQLVFKGMISPSQQPSSHVELMGDSGCASLFIDESHARAHKYELIPLQDPAVLELADGTQVANVTHMTRVHVTFDTHHEQVLAYVTKVSGVQMILGTPWFQIHNPQVNWDTMSIVFNSDHCIRNCLENHKPCMAASSRHRKHPAPPAYELKKARHPKAPQHPPPIDIAFISSRVAAISVTRGEQVCLTSMEEVERLCNMTDQEWTDTQLLRAAGAKVLPEDFEKFRDRMERPHMSKEEILAKLPEVLHPLYHGFDPREADEIPPQRDKLDHAIEIQLDPETGKPPRPSSQRLRPLSRDEARAVKLYIDDMIRKGHIELVKKPGGGIRICVDYRGLNAHTIKNRNTPPLIRDMLTKLSKAKFFSKVDVIAAFNKIRIKEEHKHLSAFITPYGLYQYTVMPFGMCNSPGTFQAYINDVLHEYLDEFCMAYLDDVIIFSETREEHDDHLLRVVTRLSNAGLPMDILKSEFFQEEVKFLGLIITPNGIKMDPEKVSAIQDWLLPKSLKDVQAFLGFANFYRPVSNDPEASRAFDLLKQAFCSEVVLAHFNPDLKCILETDASDYVYAAVLSQIQSDDTIRPVAYLSKKMTPTECNYEIYDKELLAIVRAFEEWRPELAGAADTVEVLTDHRGLEYFRSKRHLNRRQARWAEFLEEFDFKVKYRPGKQGTKPDSLTRRTGDLPESVTDDRVQHQCQTILGDHRWDGGSHEAIRLAGLCLGEAECDLPSILSLMHESGEGMSRVGTAMVRLARLTLQGQHDPYDDLVAADEMTTQEIVDALYPTDARLTAIRDALNNGHRRIPHHLIAEGVRLELGDLETNAERKLFMRYNRLLVPFSEKLRTRIIKDIHDSLPGGHGVAPQHTSRFTNNCTTCRRSKVNRHAKHGLLHPLPVPEKYWTDISIDFITPLPPSKWCGHSYRHIMVVVDRLSKKKKFIAIENMEVLTIVDKFLEYIWREEGYPKTLVSDRGRQFTSHFWRRLCDRVGTAPKLSTAYHPETDGQTENANADLKQYLRSYVNYLQDDWAQLLPLAEFEANSAISSATGVSPFQATKGYQPRSGLEPAHAITNATPAAAQRRAADSLTNRIDATRRYLRDEIAWTQERMKDFADVHRHPAPRFAVGDWVLLNANHIKTERPVKSLDHKNMGPYQITRVIDNMAYELDLPDSLKNIFPAFHPWLLQPYEDDALPGQPRANDNAPPKSI, encoded by the exons ATGTCCACCCAGTTCCCAGACGGCAATGCCGCCGACGCGCCCCATGTGGGAGACGCCTCGGGCAGCGACGCCAACCCTACCGCCGGTGCAACGATCAGCCCCGGTAAGAGCGCGAGGTCTTTCGCTAGACCTACCGTGGCTTCCACCGCCCGCAGCAGCGCCTTGCCACGCGCTACCGGGTCCGCCAACTTACGCCAAATCAGCAACCCAGCTGTACCTGGCGCCTTCGGAAACGAGCAGCTAGAGCAGCAGGGCTATGACGCCGACTCAGATAACGACGAGGCCGACATTACCCAAATCCACCATCTAGTACCATCGCGCCCGTTATCACCTGTCGTAGACGCTCAAGACTCTAGCGACTCCTTTCAACCGTCCCCGCCTAACGTCACTACAACCCGCGGCCGCGCAGGCTTTCAGTACCCCGCTCTCCGACAGCGGTCGGACGCCCAGCGCACTGATAACCCCTTTACGTACCAAACAGAAGACGGCAACCATACTAGCTACGCCCTCTCTCCGCCTACATGGGACCCGCTACCCTCGCCTACGCCACGCACAGAGGGGACTACCTCAAAGCCCGTCCGCAAAGTCATTGGCTACGTAATCCCCAAAACTGACTTGCCTCAAGGCAGTCAGCCAACTCTAGCCGCCTATGAGTACGACGCCAACGGCGAGCCCAGGCTAGTAGGAGAACTTGACGAAGCTTTTGTTAAAGGCTCAACCACGGAAGCTGGAGAGAAACTCTACCAGTTCTGCTTTGACACCGTCCACACCCTACATAACGACCTCGCCAATCTTCAAGAGCGCCTGACGGACGCTCAGGAAGACCTCATCGACGAGCGCGTCGCCAAACTCAACTCCGAAAAGCAGGTAAAGTTCCTTACAAACCAGCTTCAAGAGGTGAGAGGCAGCCTCCACGTAGCCAACCAAGACCTCCAGTCGAAACTCGACACCGCTGAGCGACGAGCCGAACGCTACCTCCAGCGCAAGGAGGAGTACAAGACCGCCCTTAACCAAGAGTCTACCGCGCACGGCGAAACCAAAGAAAAGCTTAAAGCCTATGCTAGCACCGCGCGCCCATCTCTACGCGGCAAACCGCATGACTCCATCTCTGACGAATCAGATGGACCCGTTAGCGTACGCCGCCACCGCTCAGCTACCAAACTTAGCCCTGACGCTCCGCTGCCCGCCACAACGCAGCGACGATCTAAACAACCTGAACCCGCGGTCTTTGAGGGCCCTACAGGCACAAAGGCCTCTACCTACCAGAAATGGAAACTCGACATGCAGAGCTGGTTCCGTGCCCATCCGTACCCTTTCGCCAACAACGAGGAGGAGCAACTAGACTACATCCGCATGAAAACCACCGGCGTAGCCTGGGATAATATCTCGAGCGGATGGTTTGTCGAAGGAGACGAGTTCCATACTGCACAAGAAGCGTGGGATATCCTCGACGCCTGCTACGGCCGTTTGAATACCCGCCTAGATGCCCACAACTTCTACGAAAAGGAAGGCTTCATGAAGCCTGGTGAGACTATCACCTCCTACCTGGCCCGCTTCAAAGCCGGCGTCGCTCCCTTGAAATGGGACGACGAGGAAAAGACTCTGCAAGCCTACAAGAAGTTGCCAGACCAGTGGCGCAGCCGAGCGGAGCACCTCATGAGCGACGACACCTTCACCAAGGACTTTGCCAAGTTCAGCCACAAGCTCCGACACCTCGAACAACTTCACTCCGCCCTCCAGCCCTCTCACAACCCTAGCAAGG CTGAATTGGAACGCTGCTTCAAGTGCACCCGTGCAGGCCACAAGTCTAACTCCGACGACGCGCCCTGCAAGGACATGGACAAGCTCACTTCAATGGGCCGCTACCCCGAAGTCCTCACCGCCTTGAACGAAGCCCGCAAGGCCGCCGGCGTCCCTATCCCTAAGGCCGCC CCCCTACTCCTCCAGCGGCCGCCTCTGACGCCCGCTCGGAAAACGAGTAGTCCCTGGCGAAAGTCGCCCCAGGGACCCCAAGAGCCTGAGAAACTCAATAAAGAACCCTTGAATACACCTGAACCTACAACGCCCCCTTCTCCTACTGCCGAAGACtgcgacgacaacgacacTGAACCTGACCCCACACTGCAAGCAATCCTGGACCGGATCAAGAACCTGGAACGCCCTGCTGCCCCACGGGTTCGCGTCTCCGCCATCGCAGCCGCCGCTATTCGTGGCAATACTTATCTCCCTATGGTAGGTCAGCAATTAGTATTCAAAGGGATGATATCTCCCTCTCAACAACCATCCTCACACGTAGAACTCATGGGTGACTCTGGTTGTGCTTCTCTCTTCATTGATGAATCTCATGCTCGCGCACACAAATACGAATTAATTCCGCTCCAAGACCCAGCTGTCCTGGAGCTCGCAGACGGCACCCAAGTTGCCAACGTTACCCATATGACACGGGTACACGTAACTTTCGACACCCACCATGAACAAGTCCTTGCCTATGTGACCAAAGTTAGCGGAGTGCAAATGATCCTTGGCACTCCCTGGTTTCAAATCCACAACCCCCAGGTAAACTGGGACACTATGTCAATAGTATTCAACTCAGACCATTGCATTCGCAACTGCCTAGAAAACCACAAGCCATGCATGGCTGCTAGTAGCCGACACCGCAAACACCCAGCGCCCCCAGCCTATGAGCTTAAAAAAGCTCGCCATCCTAAGGCTCCTCAACATCCCCCGCCTATCGACATCGCTTTTATCTCAAGCCGGGTGGCCGCCATTTCAGTGACAAGAGGAGAACAGGTCTGCCTAACCTCTATGGAAGAGGTTGAAAGACTTTGCAATATGACCGACCAAGAATGGACGGATACCCAACTGCTGCGTGCGGCAGGAGCCAAAGTCCTCCCTGAAGACTTTGAAAAGTTTCGCGatcgaatggagcgccccCACATGAGTAAAGAGGAAATCCTGGCTAAGCTGCCAGAGGTCCTCCATCCCCTCTACCATGGCTTCGACCCACGAGAGGCCGATGAGATCCCTCCGCAGCGAGACAAGCTGGACCACGCTATTGAAATCCAGTTAGACCCCGAAACCGGAAAACCGCCTCGCCCTTCATCACAGCGGCTAAGGCCGCTATCCCGCGACGAAGCCCGAGCTGTGAAGCTCTACATTGACGATATGATCCGGAAAGGCCACATTGAAC TAGTCAAGAAACCTGGAGGAGGTATCCGAATTTGCGTGGACTATCGAGGACTTAATGCCCATACCATCAAGAACCGTAACACCCCTCCGTTGATACGCGACATGCTCACCAAGCTATCCAAGGCCAAATTCTTCTCTAAGGTAGACGTTATCGCCGCCTTCAATAAAATCCGGATTAAAGAAGAGCATAAACACCTCTCAGCGTTCATTACGCCATACGGCCTGTACCAGTACACCGTAATGCCCTTTGGAATGTGCAACAGCCCTGGAACATTTCAAGCCTACATCAACGACGTCCTCCATGAGTACCTGGACGAATTTTGCATGGCCTACCTAGACGACGTCATCATATTCAGCGAAACAAGGGAAGAGCATGATGACCATCTACTCCGAGTGGTCACACGCCTGTCCAACGCTGGGCTCCCCATGGACATCCTGAAATCTGAATTCTTCCAAGAAGAAGTCAAGTTTCTTGGGCTTATTATCACACCGAACGGTATAAAGATGGACCCAGAAAAGGTCAGTGCTATACAGGACTGGCTTCTACCCAAGTCCCTCAAGGATGTCCAAGCCTTCCTTGGCTTTGCCAATTTCTATCGCC CTGTTTCAAATGACCCCGAAGCTTCGCGAGCCTTTGACCTGCTCAAGCAGGCATTCTGTAGCGAGGTGGTCCTCGCCCATTTTAACCCAGACCTCAAATGCATCCTGGAAACCGACGCCTCTGACTACGTCTACGCTGCAGTGCTCTCCCAAATTCAAAGCGACGACACTATACGCCCTGTCGCGTACCTCTCCAAAAAGATGACTCCTACGGAGTGCAACTATGAGATCTACGACAAGGAACTGCTGGCAATAGTCCGCGCCTTCGAGGAATGGCGCCCGGAGCTCGCAGGCGCCGCCGACACAGTAGAAGTACTTACTGACCATCGAGGCCTCGAATACTTCCGCTCTAAACGCCACCTTAACCGCCGACAAGCCCGCTGGGCCGAGTTCTTAGAGGAATTCGACTTTAAAGTCAAGTATCGGCCTGGAAAACAAGGCACGAAGCCAGACAGCCTCACCAGAAGGACAGGTGACCTGCCTGAGAGTGTCACCGACGACCGCGTCCAGCACCAGTGTCAGACCATCCTTGGCGACCACCGGTGGGATGGAGGCAGCCATGAAGCTATCCGCCTTGCTGGCCTCTGCTTAGGAGAAGCCGAGTGCGACCTGCCCTCTATCTTATCCCTCATGCATGAATCCGGAGAAGGCATGTCACGCGTGGGCACCGCCATGGTTAGGCTAGCCCGCCTCACTCTCCAAGGACAACATGACCCTTACGACGACCTTGTAGCAGCCGATGAAATGACTACCCAAGAAATTGTCGATGCCCTCTACCCTACAGACGCCCGCCTTACCGCTATCCGCGACGCACTCAACAACGGCCATCGACGTATCCCTCACCACCTTATTGCTGAAGGTGTGCGGTTGGAACTGGGCGATCTTGAAACCAACGCTGAGAGAAAGCTTTTTATGCGCTATAACCGCCTTCTTGTCCCATTCAGCGAGAAACTGAGGACCCGCATTATAAAAGATATCCATGACTCCCTGCCAGGAGGGCACGGGGTCGCACCACAACATACCAGCAG GTTCACTAACAACTGCACCACCTGCCGGCGCTCCAAAGTCAACCGCCACGCTAAGCATGGCCTCCTGCACCCATTGCCTGTGCCAGAGAAATACTGGACGGACATCTCTATCGATTTCATTACGCCGCTGCCACCCTCAAAGTGGTGCGGCCACTCATACCGACACATCATGGTGGTCGTGGATAGGctgtcgaagaagaagaagtttatCGCCATTGAGAACATGGAGGTACTAACTATCGTCGACAAGTTTCTCGAATACATCTGGAGAGAAGAGGGCTACCCAAAGACCCTAGTTTCAGACCGAGGCCGCCAATTCACATCCCACTTTTGGCGCCGCCTTTGCGACCGCGTCGGCACAGCACCAAAGCTCTCAACTGCCTATCATCCTGAGACAGATGGCCAAACAGAAAACGCCAACGCGGACTTGAAGCAGTACCTGCGCTCGTACGTGAACTACCTGCAGGATGACTGGGCCCAGCTCCTACCTTTAGCTGAATTCGAAGCCAACTCCGCTATAAGCTCCGCTACTGGAGTTTCCCCATTTCAAGCAACAAAGGGCTACCAACCTCGCTCCGGCCTAGAACCAGCCCACGCCATCACTAACGCCACCCCAGCTGCAGCACAGCGGCGCGCTGCTGACTCCCTCACAAACCGCATTGACGCAACCCGTCGGTACCTCCGCGATGAGATCGCCTGGACCCAGGAACGCATGAAAGACTTCGCTGATGTCCACCGCCATCCAGCCCCCCGCTTCGCTGTTGGCGACTGGGTGCTCCTCAACGCTAACCATATTAAGACCGAAAGGCCAGTCAAGTCGCTAGACCACAAGAATATGGGTCCCTACCAGATTACCCGTGTTATTGACAACATGGCCTATGAGCTAGACCTGCCAGATAGCCTTAAGAACATTTTTCCCGCTTTTCATCCGTGGCTGCTCCAACCATATGAGGATGACGCTCTACCTGGACAGCCCAGAGCTAACGACAACGCTCCCCCGAAGTCCATTTGA